Proteins encoded within one genomic window of Streptomyces kaniharaensis:
- a CDS encoding alpha-ketoacid dehydrogenase subunit beta, whose amino-acid sequence MAGQLTIAKALNDALRKSLENDPKTVLMGEDIGKLGGVFRITDGLQKDFGDSRVIDTPLAESGIMGTAIGLALRGYRPVVEIQFDGFVYPAFDQIVTQLAKMHARALGHVKLPITVRIPYGGGIGAVEHHSESHEAYFAHTAGLRVVTPSGAHDAHWMLRQAIASDDPVIFLEPKRRYWDKGEVGDAADLGLHDARIVRPGTDATLIAYGPMVKVCLEAAAAAEEDGRRLEVVDMRSLSPVDFATLEESVKRTGRAVVVHEAPVFLGMGAELAARLTERCFYHLEAPVLRVGGYYAPYPPSRVEEAFLPDLDRVLDAVDRALAY is encoded by the coding sequence ATGGCCGGTCAGCTCACCATCGCCAAGGCGCTCAACGACGCGCTGCGCAAGTCGCTGGAGAACGACCCGAAGACCGTCCTCATGGGCGAGGACATCGGCAAGCTCGGCGGCGTCTTCCGGATCACCGACGGCCTGCAGAAGGACTTCGGGGACAGCCGGGTGATCGACACCCCGCTCGCCGAGTCCGGCATCATGGGCACCGCGATCGGCCTCGCGCTGCGCGGCTACCGCCCGGTGGTCGAGATCCAGTTCGACGGCTTCGTCTACCCGGCCTTCGACCAGATCGTCACCCAGCTGGCCAAGATGCACGCCCGCGCGCTCGGCCACGTGAAGCTGCCGATCACCGTCCGCATCCCGTACGGCGGCGGCATCGGCGCGGTCGAGCACCACAGCGAGTCGCACGAGGCGTACTTCGCGCACACCGCCGGTCTGCGCGTGGTCACCCCGTCCGGCGCGCACGACGCGCACTGGATGCTGCGGCAGGCCATCGCGTCGGACGACCCGGTCATCTTCCTGGAGCCCAAGCGCCGCTACTGGGACAAGGGCGAGGTCGGCGACGCCGCCGACCTGGGCCTGCACGACGCCCGGATCGTCCGGCCCGGCACCGACGCCACGCTGATCGCCTACGGCCCGATGGTCAAGGTCTGCCTGGAGGCCGCCGCGGCCGCCGAGGAGGACGGCCGCCGGCTGGAGGTCGTCGACATGCGCTCGCTCTCCCCGGTGGACTTCGCCACCCTGGAGGAGTCGGTCAAGCGCACCGGGCGGGCCGTCGTGGTGCACGAGGCGCCGGTCTTCCTGGGCATGGGCGCCGAGCTGGCCGCCCGGCTCACCGAGCGGTGCTTCTACCACCTGGAGGCACCCGTCCTGCGGGTCGGCGGCTACTACGCGCCGTACCCGCCGTCCCGCGTCGAGGAGGCCTTCCTCCCCGACCTGGACCGCGTGCTCGACGCCGTCGACCGCGCGCTCGCGTACTGA
- a CDS encoding dihydrolipoamide acetyltransferase family protein, with the protein MTTEVRSLREFKMPDVGEGLTEAEILSWYVKPGDTVTDGQVVCEVETAKAAVELPIPFNGVVEQLFFPEGATVDVGTVIIAVAVAREGGAPAPAAPAAAPAEPAEPERREVLVGYGPRTGVTQRRARRTTTTTVVKPAPTPAAPVAPAPAPVAPAPVVAEQPAGERPLAKPPVRKLAKDLGIDLRAVTPTGRDGVITREDVHAHASAVAAAAAPAAEPVVAETVEAPVLVQAAGDVRVPIKGVRKATAQAMVASAFTAPHVTEFVQVDVTRTMKLVRNLKESGELGRDVRVSPLLLVAKALLVAIKRHPEINAQWDEAAQEIVIKGQVNLGIAAATPRGLIVPNIKDAGGKTLAGLATSLGELIETARQGKTSPGDMQGGTVTITNVGVFGVDTGTPILNPGEAAILAFGAVRELPWVHKGKVVPRQVTTLALSFDHRLVDGELGSKVLADVAALLERPKRLITWG; encoded by the coding sequence ATGACCACCGAAGTTCGCTCGCTCCGCGAGTTCAAGATGCCAGACGTGGGTGAGGGCCTCACCGAGGCCGAGATCCTCAGCTGGTACGTCAAGCCGGGTGACACCGTGACGGACGGCCAGGTCGTCTGCGAGGTGGAGACCGCCAAGGCCGCGGTGGAGCTGCCGATCCCGTTCAACGGGGTCGTCGAGCAGCTCTTCTTCCCGGAGGGCGCGACGGTCGACGTCGGCACCGTGATCATCGCGGTCGCGGTCGCCAGGGAGGGCGGGGCCCCGGCTCCGGCCGCCCCCGCCGCTGCTCCCGCCGAGCCGGCCGAGCCGGAGCGGCGCGAGGTGCTGGTCGGCTACGGGCCGCGGACCGGCGTCACCCAGCGCCGGGCCCGCCGGACCACCACGACGACCGTGGTGAAGCCGGCTCCGACGCCCGCCGCCCCGGTCGCGCCGGCCCCCGCCCCGGTCGCCCCGGCGCCCGTCGTGGCCGAACAGCCCGCCGGCGAGCGGCCGTTGGCCAAGCCTCCGGTGCGCAAGCTGGCCAAGGACCTCGGCATCGACCTGCGCGCGGTCACCCCGACCGGGCGGGACGGCGTGATCACCCGCGAGGACGTCCACGCCCACGCGTCGGCCGTCGCTGCCGCCGCGGCCCCGGCCGCCGAGCCCGTCGTGGCCGAGACGGTCGAGGCACCGGTGCTGGTTCAGGCCGCGGGCGACGTCCGGGTGCCGATCAAGGGCGTCCGGAAGGCGACGGCGCAGGCGATGGTGGCCTCGGCCTTCACCGCCCCGCACGTCACCGAGTTCGTCCAGGTCGACGTGACCCGCACGATGAAGCTCGTCCGCAACCTCAAGGAGAGCGGCGAGCTGGGCCGGGACGTCCGGGTCAGCCCGCTGCTGCTCGTCGCCAAGGCGCTGCTCGTCGCGATCAAGCGGCACCCCGAGATCAACGCACAGTGGGACGAGGCGGCCCAGGAGATCGTCATCAAGGGTCAGGTGAACCTCGGCATCGCCGCGGCCACCCCGCGCGGCCTGATCGTCCCGAACATCAAGGACGCCGGTGGCAAGACCCTTGCGGGCCTGGCCACTTCACTCGGTGAGCTGATCGAAACCGCCCGCCAGGGCAAGACCTCGCCCGGCGACATGCAGGGCGGGACGGTCACCATCACCAACGTCGGCGTCTTCGGCGTCGACACCGGCACCCCGATCCTCAACCCGGGCGAGGCCGCGATCCTCGCCTTCGGCGCGGTCCGGGAACTGCCGTGGGTGCACAAGGGCAAGGTCGTTCCGCGCCAGGTGACCACGCTGGCGCTCTCCTTCGACCACCGCCTGGTGGACGGGGAGTTGGGCTCCAAGGTGCTGGCCGACGTGGCCGCGCTCCTGGAGCGTCCGAAGCGCCTGATCACCTGGGGCTGA
- a CDS encoding LAETG motif-containing sortase-dependent surface protein: protein MRTSVITRFAKNDRALSGRRRIATLAATVVLAGGIQMLATDSAWAACPGPYEANNPTVSQEARQRHHDGTPVADFIAPVPASLTVGSSVELGVEFGNFTGADYDDAAPSLTLFSPSGVAHRPLLQYLTVEAMHDGAWTQLAIDPGCLGEAIRVDTSPLLQHLANGRASRAMFRISLAADTPEALKSLSITTSAWAEVGGTGKSRSRTVKVLHTATEPTATATPKPTAPATKKPAPAKASPAAPAKPAADKTAAAPAAEAPKSPAPQATSAAPATTAPAGTPELAQTGSSSTNGFLAASAAALLALGAGVLIAVRRLRTQR from the coding sequence ATGCGCACGTCCGTTATCACCCGTTTCGCGAAGAACGACCGCGCCCTCTCCGGCCGCCGCCGCATCGCCACCCTCGCCGCCACCGTCGTCCTGGCCGGCGGCATCCAGATGCTCGCCACCGACAGCGCCTGGGCCGCCTGCCCCGGCCCGTACGAGGCGAACAACCCCACCGTCTCCCAGGAGGCCCGGCAGCGGCACCACGACGGGACCCCGGTCGCCGACTTCATCGCGCCGGTCCCGGCCTCGCTGACCGTCGGTTCGAGTGTCGAACTCGGCGTGGAGTTCGGCAACTTCACCGGGGCCGACTACGACGACGCCGCGCCCAGCCTCACCCTGTTCAGCCCCAGCGGTGTTGCGCACCGCCCCCTCCTCCAGTACCTGACGGTCGAGGCCATGCACGACGGCGCCTGGACGCAGCTCGCCATCGACCCCGGTTGCCTCGGCGAGGCCATCCGGGTCGACACCTCGCCGCTGTTGCAGCACCTGGCGAACGGCCGCGCCAGCCGCGCGATGTTCCGGATCAGCCTGGCGGCCGACACCCCCGAGGCCCTCAAGTCGCTGTCGATCACCACCTCGGCGTGGGCCGAGGTCGGCGGCACCGGCAAGTCCCGGAGCAGGACCGTCAAGGTCCTCCACACCGCCACCGAGCCCACGGCCACCGCCACCCCGAAGCCGACCGCCCCGGCCACCAAGAAGCCCGCTCCGGCCAAGGCCTCCCCGGCAGCTCCGGCCAAGCCCGCCGCCGACAAGACCGCCGCCGCGCCCGCCGCCGAGGCTCCGAAGTCCCCGGCACCGCAGGCAACTTCGGCCGCGCCCGCGACCACCGCGCCGGCCGGCACCCCCGAGCTCGCGCAGACCGGCTCCAGCAGCACCAACGGCTTCCTCGCCGCCTCCGCCGCCGCCCTCCTCGCCCTCGGCGCGGGCGTCCTGATCGCCGTCCGCCGGCTGCGCACCCAGCGCTGA
- a CDS encoding benzoate/H(+) symporter BenE family transporter, translating to MTEELTVRPETVPVGGGERRSLRRDVSGPALLAGLVCIAVSFSGPLVVVLAAAAAGRLDEAHTASWIWAVSIGSGVSGFLLSWWTRTPVITAWSTPGAALLVTSLGAYPYREAIGAYAVSAVVVTLFGVTGWFGRLIAAVPVGIVNAMLAGILFSFGAGIFGAVHSAPALVVGSFAAFLLAKRLAPRYAVPVALLVGGVLAAVTVGLPLHLGSGGPTRPVFTVPAFSWSALVGLALPLTIVALASQNAPGLGVMRASGYRPDDRLLIGSTGVASLLMAPFGSPGVNLAAITAAICSGPESHPDPRKRYVAGMSSGALYVVVGSFGGVLVSLFTGLPKELIAVIAGVALLASLQGSLAAAVADERGRDAAVVTFLASASGMSLFGIGSAFWGLLFGLGTHLVLTLRKQPGRNSLV from the coding sequence ATGACTGAAGAGCTGACAGTTCGACCGGAGACAGTGCCGGTCGGGGGCGGGGAACGTCGGTCGCTGCGGCGGGACGTGTCGGGGCCGGCGCTGCTGGCCGGGCTGGTGTGCATAGCGGTGTCGTTCTCGGGCCCGTTGGTGGTGGTGCTCGCGGCGGCGGCCGCCGGGCGGCTGGACGAGGCGCACACGGCGTCCTGGATCTGGGCGGTGTCCATCGGCAGCGGGGTGAGCGGCTTCCTGCTGAGCTGGTGGACCAGAACACCGGTGATCACCGCCTGGTCCACGCCGGGGGCCGCACTGCTGGTGACGAGCCTGGGCGCGTACCCGTACCGGGAGGCGATCGGGGCGTACGCGGTGAGTGCGGTGGTGGTGACGCTGTTCGGGGTGACCGGCTGGTTCGGGCGGCTGATCGCGGCGGTCCCGGTCGGGATCGTCAACGCCATGCTGGCGGGCATCCTGTTCTCCTTCGGCGCCGGGATCTTCGGTGCCGTGCACAGCGCGCCGGCGCTTGTTGTGGGGAGCTTCGCGGCGTTCCTGCTGGCCAAGCGGCTGGCACCGCGGTACGCCGTCCCGGTGGCGCTGCTGGTGGGCGGGGTGCTGGCGGCGGTCACCGTCGGGCTGCCGCTGCACCTGGGCTCGGGCGGGCCGACCCGGCCGGTGTTCACGGTGCCGGCGTTCTCCTGGTCGGCCCTGGTCGGGCTGGCTCTGCCGCTGACCATCGTGGCGCTGGCCTCGCAGAACGCGCCGGGTCTCGGGGTGATGCGGGCCTCCGGCTACCGGCCGGACGACCGGCTGCTGATCGGCTCGACCGGTGTGGCGTCGCTGCTGATGGCGCCGTTCGGCTCGCCGGGGGTGAACCTGGCGGCGATCACGGCGGCGATCTGCTCGGGTCCGGAGAGCCACCCGGACCCGCGCAAGCGCTATGTCGCGGGGATGTCCTCGGGGGCGCTGTACGTGGTGGTGGGCAGCTTCGGCGGGGTGCTGGTGAGCCTGTTCACCGGGCTGCCGAAGGAGCTGATCGCGGTGATCGCCGGGGTGGCGCTGCTGGCGTCGCTGCAGGGCAGCCTGGCGGCGGCGGTCGCGGACGAGCGGGGGCGGGACGCGGCGGTGGTGACGTTCCTGGCGAGTGCGTCGGGGATGAGCCTGTTCGGGATCGGTTCGGCGTTCTGGGGGCTGTTGTTCGGGCTGGGGACCCATCTGGTGCTGACCCTGCGGAAGCAGCCGGGCCGAAATTCGTTGGTATGA
- a CDS encoding M64 family metallopeptidase, whose protein sequence is MPPGNPGRLVRSLAALVLVSTAVLPAALELAGPPPFGVIGPGAAVDRAVPPHTAQRADLGSAAAAPTVDIRRTGDPANRITLVLLGDGYTADEQDLFRQQADRAWRSLMDIEPFRTYQGFFNIRRVEVVSPVSGIAETEGRGHNATPLGMHFWCEGTARLLCADEAATARYAGDGAGPQYLIALANSAEYGGAGGTGVTTLAGGSPDAGRIIQHEIGHTVGDLGDEYDSAPDDSDYPNLSTLNADDMRKKQAKWWRWLGAESPDGAGTVGAYRSANGLYRPTPDSVMRTLGSAYNLPSREAIIEELYRRVRPTDAPMPPPGEVSGRPRLDVRPLPLAGPRQLRVDWKVDGVPVEPQAADRGWLDTAQLNLAPGRTATVTATVRDTTDWVRDEAFRDRYMTRSVSWTVTG, encoded by the coding sequence ATGCCGCCTGGCAACCCTGGCCGTCTCGTCCGGAGTCTGGCCGCGCTCGTGCTGGTGTCCACCGCCGTACTGCCGGCCGCCCTGGAGCTGGCCGGGCCCCCGCCGTTCGGCGTGATCGGGCCGGGGGCCGCGGTCGACCGGGCGGTGCCGCCGCACACCGCGCAGCGCGCCGACCTGGGCAGCGCCGCGGCCGCCCCCACCGTCGACATACGCCGCACCGGGGACCCGGCCAACCGGATCACCCTGGTGCTGCTCGGAGACGGCTACACGGCCGACGAGCAGGACCTGTTCCGGCAGCAGGCCGACCGGGCCTGGCGCTCGCTGATGGACATCGAGCCGTTCCGCACCTACCAGGGGTTCTTCAACATACGGCGGGTCGAGGTGGTCTCCCCGGTCTCCGGGATAGCCGAGACCGAGGGCCGCGGGCACAACGCGACCCCGCTCGGCATGCACTTCTGGTGTGAGGGCACCGCCCGGCTGCTCTGCGCCGACGAGGCCGCCACCGCCCGGTACGCGGGGGACGGTGCCGGGCCGCAGTACCTGATAGCGCTGGCCAACTCCGCCGAGTACGGCGGCGCCGGGGGCACCGGGGTGACCACCCTGGCGGGCGGCAGTCCGGACGCGGGGCGGATCATCCAGCACGAGATCGGCCACACCGTGGGGGACCTCGGGGACGAGTACGACAGCGCCCCGGACGACTCCGACTACCCGAACCTCTCCACCCTCAACGCCGACGACATGCGCAAGAAGCAGGCCAAGTGGTGGCGCTGGCTGGGCGCCGAGTCCCCGGACGGCGCCGGGACGGTGGGGGCGTACCGCAGCGCCAACGGGCTCTACCGGCCGACGCCGGACTCGGTGATGCGCACCCTGGGCAGCGCGTACAACCTCCCGTCGCGGGAGGCGATCATCGAGGAGCTGTACCGCAGGGTCCGGCCGACCGACGCCCCGATGCCGCCGCCCGGCGAGGTGAGCGGCCGCCCCCGGCTGGACGTCCGGCCGCTGCCGCTGGCCGGGCCGCGTCAGCTGCGGGTGGACTGGAAGGTGGACGGCGTCCCGGTGGAGCCGCAGGCGGCGGACCGCGGCTGGCTGGACACCGCCCAGCTGAACCTCGCTCCCGGCCGCACGGCCACCGTGACCGCGACCGTCCGGGACACCACCGACTGGGTGCGGGACGAGGCCTTCCGGGACCGCTACATGACCCGCTCGGTGTCCTGGACGGTCACCGGCTGA
- a CDS encoding MFS transporter has translation MTAEPASSARPLSASAPRSSAEHAPAPVPAPPGGRAAWLAWSIGACVYVLAVIHRTSLGVAGLDAADRFGIGASALSTFSILQVLVYAAMQIPVGVLVDRFGPRKVLLLGVLLLSSGQLAFAFSSSFVPALACRAVLGCGDAMTFISVLRIAARWFPAARNPFVAQLTGLSGMAGNLVTTVVLAQALHSEGWTPTFAAIALLGVAVFALVALFLKESPALREFPDLPPDPAAVHPVEHRPRVGRQVRACWQEPGTRLGLWVHFTTQFPGNTFALLWGMPYLVEAQGMSRAEAGGLLTLLVLSNMTFGFLFGRVLSVSPRARMPIVLTVVAATGLGWALVLAWPGGHPPSWLLAGIVLVMGSNGPASLVGLDYARARNPVERLGTASGIVNMGGFIGTMITLFGIGVALDALAPAGAETYSATAFRWAFCWQYVPLAVGTLMILRLRRKLAQAGPTG, from the coding sequence ATGACCGCGGAGCCCGCCAGTTCAGCCCGTCCCCTGTCCGCCAGCGCTCCCCGTTCCTCCGCCGAGCACGCACCCGCGCCGGTCCCCGCCCCGCCCGGCGGGCGCGCCGCCTGGCTGGCCTGGTCCATCGGCGCCTGCGTCTACGTCCTCGCGGTGATCCACCGCACCAGCCTCGGCGTGGCCGGGCTGGACGCCGCCGACCGCTTCGGCATCGGCGCCTCCGCGCTCTCCACCTTCTCGATCCTCCAGGTGCTGGTCTACGCGGCCATGCAGATCCCGGTCGGCGTGCTGGTCGACCGGTTCGGGCCGCGCAAGGTGCTGCTGCTCGGCGTCCTGCTGCTCAGCTCCGGCCAGCTGGCCTTCGCGTTCAGCTCCTCCTTCGTCCCCGCGCTGGCCTGCCGGGCGGTGCTCGGGTGCGGCGACGCGATGACCTTCATCAGCGTGCTGCGGATCGCCGCGCGGTGGTTCCCGGCCGCGCGGAACCCGTTCGTCGCGCAGCTGACCGGCCTCTCCGGGATGGCCGGCAACCTGGTCACCACCGTGGTGCTGGCGCAGGCCCTGCACAGCGAAGGTTGGACGCCGACCTTCGCGGCGATCGCGCTGCTGGGCGTCGCGGTGTTCGCGTTGGTCGCGCTCTTCCTGAAGGAGTCCCCGGCGCTGCGGGAGTTCCCGGACCTGCCGCCCGACCCGGCGGCCGTCCACCCGGTGGAGCACCGGCCACGGGTCGGGCGGCAGGTCCGGGCGTGCTGGCAGGAGCCGGGGACCAGGCTCGGGCTCTGGGTGCACTTCACCACCCAGTTCCCCGGCAACACCTTCGCCCTGCTCTGGGGCATGCCCTATCTGGTGGAGGCGCAGGGGATGTCCCGCGCCGAGGCCGGCGGGCTGCTGACCCTGCTGGTGCTCAGCAACATGACCTTCGGCTTCCTGTTCGGCCGGGTGCTCTCCGTCTCGCCGCGGGCCCGGATGCCGATCGTGCTGACCGTCGTCGCGGCCACCGGGCTGGGCTGGGCGCTGGTGCTGGCCTGGCCCGGCGGGCACCCGCCGTCCTGGCTGCTGGCCGGGATCGTCCTGGTGATGGGCAGCAACGGCCCGGCCTCGCTGGTCGGCCTGGACTACGCCCGGGCCCGCAACCCGGTGGAGCGGCTCGGGACGGCCTCCGGGATCGTCAACATGGGCGGGTTCATCGGCACGATGATCACCCTGTTCGGCATCGGCGTCGCCCTCGACGCGCTGGCCCCGGCCGGCGCCGAGACGTACTCGGCCACCGCCTTCCGCTGGGCGTTCTGCTGGCAGTACGTCCCGCTGGCGGTGGGCACGCTGATGATCCTCCGCCTGCGCCGGAAGCTGGCGCAGGCCGGACCGACCGGCTAG
- a CDS encoding maleylpyruvate isomerase family mycothiol-dependent enzyme yields MTDNQTVQAYTEAWTQSIESISELVARLPEDSWNRATECPGWSVRDIVSHVIAVESELLGDPRPIHSLPRDLRHVTSEFARYIELPVDKRRCHTALEMTGELEYTIIRRSRALRNAKQTANEPIRWPAGPYSRDVPYHELLRLRAFDVWAHEQDLRRALDAPGNLDSPAALISRDVLLEALPKAVAHNAGAPAGTSLVLDVTGPVEFLRTVRVDGAGRGIVDESISLAPDVQLTMGWETYVRLACGRGRPGPVSVDGDKELAERVLATFSVTL; encoded by the coding sequence GTGACGGACAACCAGACCGTGCAGGCTTACACCGAGGCGTGGACCCAGAGCATCGAGTCCATATCGGAGCTGGTCGCCCGCCTCCCCGAGGACTCCTGGAACCGGGCCACCGAGTGCCCCGGCTGGTCGGTGCGCGACATCGTCTCGCACGTCATCGCCGTCGAGTCCGAGCTGCTCGGCGACCCCCGCCCGATCCACTCGCTGCCGCGCGACCTGCGCCACGTCACCAGCGAGTTCGCCCGGTACATCGAGCTGCCGGTCGACAAGCGCCGCTGCCACACCGCGCTGGAGATGACCGGCGAGCTGGAGTACACGATCATCCGGCGCTCGCGCGCCCTGCGGAACGCCAAGCAGACGGCGAACGAGCCGATCCGCTGGCCGGCCGGCCCGTACAGCCGCGACGTGCCGTACCACGAGCTGCTGCGCCTGCGGGCCTTCGACGTCTGGGCGCACGAGCAGGACCTGCGCCGGGCGCTGGACGCGCCGGGCAACCTGGACTCACCGGCCGCCCTGATCAGCCGGGACGTGCTGCTGGAGGCGCTGCCCAAGGCCGTGGCCCACAACGCCGGCGCCCCGGCCGGGACGAGCCTGGTACTGGACGTCACCGGCCCGGTCGAGTTCCTGCGCACCGTCCGGGTGGACGGAGCCGGCCGCGGCATCGTGGACGAGTCGATCAGCCTGGCCCCGGACGTCCAGCTGACCATGGGCTGGGAGACCTACGTCCGGCTGGCCTGCGGCCGGGGCCGCCCCGGCCCGGTGAGCGTCGACGGCGACAAGGAGCTGGCCGAGCGGGTGCTGGCCACCTTCTCCGTCACCCTCTGA
- a CDS encoding carbon-nitrogen family hydrolase: protein MRASLIQLAVSDAEPPAERRARAASLVRAQTGADLVVLPELWPLGGFAYDLWSDGAETLDGPTSDAMAAAARAAGVWLHAGSIVERDPDGPIYNTSLLFAPDGELVHTYRKIHRFGFDSGEAVVMGAGQEIVTAATDFGTLGLATCYDLRFPELFRALLDAGAQLLVVPAAWPERRREHWTLLARARAVEEQAYVLACNTAGTHGGVEQAGHSIVVDPWGRVLAEAGSGEQVLTVEFDPAEVAKARAEFPVLRDRLLGIPAPVQR, encoded by the coding sequence GTGCGCGCTTCATTGATCCAACTCGCGGTCTCCGACGCCGAGCCGCCGGCCGAGCGACGGGCCAGAGCCGCCTCGCTGGTGCGTGCGCAGACCGGCGCCGACCTGGTGGTCCTGCCCGAGCTGTGGCCGCTCGGCGGCTTCGCCTACGACCTCTGGTCGGACGGTGCGGAGACCCTGGACGGGCCCACCTCGGACGCGATGGCGGCGGCGGCCAGGGCGGCCGGGGTCTGGCTGCACGCCGGGTCGATCGTCGAACGTGATCCCGACGGCCCGATCTACAACACCTCGCTGCTGTTCGCGCCGGACGGCGAGCTGGTGCACACCTACCGCAAGATCCACCGTTTCGGCTTCGACAGCGGCGAGGCGGTGGTGATGGGCGCCGGGCAGGAGATCGTCACGGCGGCCACCGACTTCGGCACGCTGGGCCTGGCCACCTGCTACGACCTGCGCTTCCCGGAGCTGTTCCGGGCCCTGCTGGACGCGGGCGCGCAACTGCTGGTCGTCCCGGCGGCCTGGCCGGAGCGGCGGCGGGAGCACTGGACGCTGCTGGCCCGGGCGCGCGCCGTGGAGGAGCAGGCGTACGTGCTGGCCTGCAACACCGCGGGGACGCACGGCGGGGTCGAGCAGGCCGGGCACAGCATCGTGGTGGACCCGTGGGGCCGGGTGCTGGCCGAGGCCGGGTCGGGGGAGCAGGTGCTGACCGTCGAGTTCGACCCGGCTGAGGTGGCCAAGGCCCGGGCCGAGTTCCCGGTGCTGCGGGACCGCCTGCTCGGCATTCCGGCGCCGGTCCAGCGCTGA
- a CDS encoding GntR family transcriptional regulator, protein MPGNGAGDTRPVIRRNSLREQIAGALREEMMAGRLEAGRNFTVKEIADLYGVSATPAREALVDLGAQGLLRTEHHRGFTVPELGWDDFLEIFESRVLLTDSYYRQFRTRRALPDLTRLPSLRRRADAAVRAARAGNLDVMVGCDRRFWQEVAGLLGNRRVGDYLDWLRVQSWMFAAAYLRAIPVLAGACWDRHLDLVDTIEARDPVGAYRIICEYNLFTVQMLAGLAGQPLESVAVLGLLTEFSDGEPEPEPLAPVPSQPSAGPGTVRPERTRRAEDVGRELGRELGLGLGLVPPPRAIPYGRFARRPPEPPSESASGRPDPHRAPGR, encoded by the coding sequence ATGCCCGGCAACGGCGCAGGCGACACCCGTCCCGTCATCCGGCGCAACAGCCTGCGCGAGCAGATCGCGGGCGCGCTGCGGGAGGAGATGATGGCCGGCCGGCTGGAGGCCGGCCGCAACTTCACCGTCAAGGAGATCGCCGACCTGTACGGCGTCTCCGCGACCCCGGCCCGCGAGGCGCTGGTCGACCTCGGCGCACAGGGGCTGCTGCGGACCGAGCACCACCGCGGGTTCACCGTGCCTGAGCTCGGCTGGGACGACTTCCTGGAGATCTTCGAGTCCCGGGTACTGCTCACCGACAGCTACTACCGCCAGTTCCGCACCCGCCGGGCGCTGCCAGACCTCACCCGGCTGCCCTCGCTGCGCCGCCGGGCCGACGCCGCGGTGCGCGCCGCCCGGGCCGGGAACCTGGACGTGATGGTGGGCTGCGACCGCCGCTTCTGGCAGGAGGTCGCCGGGCTGCTCGGCAACCGCCGGGTCGGCGACTACCTGGACTGGCTGCGGGTGCAGTCCTGGATGTTCGCGGCGGCCTACCTGCGGGCGATACCCGTCCTGGCCGGGGCGTGCTGGGACCGCCACCTCGACCTGGTGGACACGATCGAGGCGCGGGACCCGGTCGGGGCGTACCGGATCATCTGCGAGTACAACCTGTTCACCGTGCAGATGCTGGCCGGGCTGGCCGGGCAGCCACTGGAGTCGGTGGCCGTGCTCGGGCTGCTCACGGAGTTCTCGGACGGGGAGCCGGAGCCCGAGCCGCTGGCGCCCGTGCCGTCGCAGCCGTCCGCAGGGCCCGGGACGGTCCGGCCGGAGCGGACCCGGCGGGCCGAGGACGTCGGCCGCGAGCTGGGCCGGGAGCTCGGGCTGGGGCTCGGCCTGGTGCCCCCGCCCCGCGCGATCCCGTACGGCCGGTTCGCCCGGCGGCCGCCCGAGCCGCCTTCCGAGTCCGCGTCCGGACGGCCCGATCCGCACCGTGCGCCGGGCCGGTAG
- a CDS encoding SLATT domain-containing protein: MSQPEMQPEESPWGKEIGEEDQPAATVAHRESTRRRTDLSTRQFPLGDWGEPAERLEELYRWSEERAVEAIEWYRRDRIWKRRWARLLRFGTAGFAIGGVTAPLVDLTGAVAHGTGWGFVGLALAAACHGTDRVFGLTSGWMRDVSTAQALQRRLEAFQFDWASECVREVLGPTEGTAGEAAERCLGVLRRFCEDVSDMVRTETSEWMLEFRASMTRLPTQAPGAWGGRSETGMGAQVRVLPPPGARPTMPRQRPPEGPLR; the protein is encoded by the coding sequence GTGAGCCAGCCGGAAATGCAGCCCGAGGAGAGTCCCTGGGGCAAGGAGATCGGCGAGGAGGACCAGCCCGCCGCGACGGTCGCACACCGGGAGTCCACCCGGCGCCGCACCGACCTGAGCACCCGCCAGTTCCCGCTCGGGGACTGGGGCGAGCCCGCCGAGCGGCTGGAGGAGCTCTACCGCTGGTCCGAGGAGCGGGCGGTCGAGGCGATCGAGTGGTACCGCAGGGACCGGATCTGGAAGCGCCGCTGGGCGCGCCTGCTGCGGTTCGGCACGGCCGGCTTCGCGATCGGCGGGGTGACCGCCCCGCTGGTGGACCTGACCGGCGCGGTCGCCCACGGCACCGGCTGGGGCTTCGTCGGCCTGGCGCTCGCCGCGGCCTGCCACGGCACCGACCGGGTGTTCGGCCTCACCTCCGGCTGGATGCGGGACGTCAGCACCGCGCAGGCGCTGCAACGCCGCCTGGAGGCCTTCCAGTTCGACTGGGCGTCGGAGTGCGTGCGGGAGGTGCTCGGCCCGACCGAGGGCACCGCGGGCGAGGCCGCCGAGCGCTGCCTGGGCGTGCTGCGCCGGTTCTGCGAGGACGTCTCGGACATGGTCCGCACCGAGACCTCGGAGTGGATGCTGGAGTTCCGCGCGTCGATGACGCGGCTGCCCACCCAGGCCCCGGGGGCGTGGGGCGGGCGCAGCGAGACCGGGATGGGCGCCCAGGTGCGGGTCCTGCCGCCGCCGGGTGCCCGGCCCACCATGCCGCGTCAGCGCCCGCCGGAGGGCCCGCTGCGCTGA